A stretch of the Verrucomicrobiota bacterium genome encodes the following:
- a CDS encoding succinate dehydrogenase/fumarate reductase iron-sulfur subunit yields the protein MMNLTLQVWRQKNGHVPGNFATYGAQGIIPDMSFLEMLDVVNEGLIEKGEDPIAFDSDCREGICGMCSLVINGVPHGGRKGTATCQLHMRHFKDGDTITIEPWRARAFPIVKDLIVDRSAFDRIIQAGGFVSVPTGGAPDANAIPIPKDRQERAMDAAACIGCGACVAACKNASAMLFVAAKVSHLSLLPQGAVEKERRVLRMEEAMDREGFGACTVTGSCEAVCPKEIRLSFISRMNRDHLLALFKGP from the coding sequence ATGATGAACCTCACCTTACAAGTCTGGCGGCAAAAGAATGGACATGTTCCTGGGAACTTCGCGACCTACGGCGCTCAGGGAATCATTCCCGATATGTCTTTCTTGGAAATGCTGGACGTGGTCAACGAAGGATTGATCGAGAAGGGCGAAGATCCCATCGCGTTCGATTCGGACTGCCGCGAAGGCATTTGCGGCATGTGCTCGCTCGTGATCAATGGCGTTCCGCACGGCGGGCGCAAGGGCACGGCGACTTGCCAGTTGCACATGCGGCACTTCAAAGACGGGGACACGATCACGATTGAACCCTGGCGCGCCCGGGCGTTCCCGATCGTCAAAGACCTGATCGTGGACCGCAGCGCGTTTGACCGGATCATTCAAGCCGGCGGATTCGTTTCCGTGCCCACGGGGGGCGCGCCGGATGCCAACGCGATTCCTATTCCCAAAGATCGCCAGGAACGGGCCATGGACGCGGCGGCGTGCATCGGTTGCGGCGCCTGTGTGGCCGCGTGCAAGAACGCCTCGGCGATGCTCTTCGTCGCCGCCAAAGTTTCTCACCTCAGTCTATTGCCTCAGGGCGCGGTGGAGAAGGAACGCCGCGTGTTGAGGATGGAGGAAGCGATGGACCGCGAGGGCTTTGGCGCTTGTACCGTCACTGGATCTTGCGAAGCGGTGTGCCCCAAAGAAATCCGCCTCAGCTTCATTAGCCGCATGAACCGCGATCATCTGCTCGCCCTGTTCAAGGGGCCTTGA